In Helianthus annuus cultivar XRQ/B chromosome 9, HanXRQr2.0-SUNRISE, whole genome shotgun sequence, the following are encoded in one genomic region:
- the LOC110877341 gene encoding zinc finger CCCH domain-containing protein 17, translating into MDEEELQKRFTDCVYFLASPLTCKKGIECEFRHNEIARLNPRDCWYWLGGCCCNPECAFRHPPLEGLKEAYYESINPNNGPTLPVDKTNLPCYFYSKGFCNKADRCPFLHEPADNKKPIVKNEVPCEKKLNNTVSTPVQIVHTQPDAQPNTAQTQNTHTVMNHTPDDHQLASRRESVESEEHVEHVEREEFVESEEDAAESEEIVVQSESDVYNDQSSDGYVERVDVFVEGESGRLEYEEEDGDVDFFLVNEEDHRELNFRYPIPEYDFYDKDAAQPRVSIFNRLSFKKRNVSKKLIFNVQRGSDLREHLTKSKVVDLNRRIRRNFRRGEVDFDRRGSLRKAVPVNRYRPLLKKPRFFSSDGSRSRKPAQHKRESRESQEQSAAFSGPKTLDQIKEEKKKARENRDLGSNNGTGLDGVFQGPRPLSEILKNKRKMS; encoded by the exons GGAATTGAATGTGAGTTCAGGCACAACGAGATTGCTAGGCTGAACCCCAGAGATTGCTGGTATTGGTTGGGAGGTTGCTGTTGTAATCCTGAGTGTGCTTTCAGGCATCCC CCACTTGAAGGACTTAAGGAAGCATATTACGAATCTATAAACCCTAACAACGGTCCCACTTTACCTGTAGACAAAACAAATTTACCGTGTTACTTTTACTCAAAAGGGTTTTGTAACAAAGCGGACCGATGCCCATTTCTTCATGAACCCGCTGACAATAAAAAACCCATAGTAAAAAACGAAGTTCCCTGTGAAAAAAAGTTGAACAACACCGTATCGACACCTGTCCAAATTGTACACACTCAACCCGACGCACAACCCAACACTGCACAAACCCAAAACACACATACAGTAATGAATCACACACCAGACGATCATCAATTAGCTTCTAGAAGAGAGTCGGTTGAAAGTGAAGAACATGTCGAGCACGTAGAACGAGAAGAATTTGTCGAAAGTGAAGAAGATGCTGCTGAAAGTGAAGAAATCGTTGTTCAAAGTGAATCTGATGTTTATAATGATCAGAGTTCAGATGGTTATGTAGAACGtgttgatgtttttgttgaaGGTGAATCAGGAAGACTAGAATACGAAGAAGAAGACGGTGATGTTGACTTTTTCTTGGTCAATGAAGAAGATCACAGGGAGCTCAATTTTCGTTATCCGATTCCAGAATATGACTTTTACGATAAAGATGCTGCGCAACCAAGGGTTAGCATCTTTAACCGTCTTTCATTCAAGAAAAGAAACGTTTCCAAAAAACTGATCTTTAACGTTCAAAGAGGTTCTGATCTTCGTGAACATTTGACGAAAAGCAAGGTTGTTGACCTTAACCGTCGTATAAGGAGAAATTTTCGGCGTGGTGAGGTTGACTTTGACCGTAGAGGTTCGTTAAGGAAGGCTGTCCCGGTGAACCGATACAGGCCGCTTTTAAAGAAGCCGCGGTTTTTTTCTTCTGATGGATCAAGGTCAAGAAAGCCAGCTCAACATAAGCGAGAATCGCGAGAATCTCAGGAGCAATCTGCTGCGTTTTCGGGACCTAAAACGCTTGATCAAAtcaaagaagagaagaagaaagcgCGGGAAAATAGAGACCTAGGGTCGAATAACGGAACCGGGTTAGATGGGGTTTTTCAGGGTCCTAGACCGCTTAGTGAGATTCTCAAGAACAAAAGAAAGATGAGTTAG
- the LOC110877340 gene encoding uncharacterized protein LOC110877340 has protein sequence MATNKKTVMHVYKLDTGNRPPEPHHNHLSTTTTTTKKIIVKSLGALLRRSKTYRENNHNHIHNHNINSTKEDTKEVVLETSRKSLPAIDSDRSVVPAIKDGRKSASVVEEGRKGAPGVEVGVVAGRRSAENRAEMVMINVAEVADLYQVRVLVTDMPAFMQVHAFRCARRTFDSLDETSPRQIACNMKKDFDKVYGPAWHCIVGSSFGSFVTHATGCFLYFTMEKLYVLVFKTKVKKILNNSH, from the exons ATGGCAACCAATAAAAAAACAGTCATGCATGTATACAAACTTGACACCGGCAACCGTCCACCGGAGCCTCACCATAACCACctatcaaccaccaccaccaccaccaaaaaaatAATTGTCAAGAGCTTAGGAGCATTACTTCGGCGATCCAAAACCTATCGCGAAAATAATCACAATCACATTCACAATCACAACATCAACTCCACCAAAGAAGACACAAAAGAAGTGGTCCTAGAAACATCAAGAAAATCACTTCCGGCTATCGATAGCGATAGGAGTGTGGTTCCCGCGATTAAAGATGGCAGGAAATCAGCTTCGGTGGTTGAAGAAGGGAGGAAAGGGGCACCGGGGGTTGAGGTAGGGGTGGTGGCAGGGCGGAGATCTGCGGAGAATAGGGCGGAGATGGTGATGATTAATGTCGCGGAGGTCGCAGATTTGTATCAAGTGAGGGTTTTGGTGACGGACATGCCGGCGTTCATGCAAGTTCACGCATTCCGGTGTGCTAGAAGAACGTTTGATAGTTTGGATGAAACTAGTCCTAGACAAATTGCTTGTAACATGAAAAAG GACTTTGACAAGGTATATGGGCCGGCTTGGCATTGCATTGTGGGCTCAAGTTTTGGGTCATTTGTGACCCATGCAACCGGTTGTTTTCTTTATTTCACTATGGAAAAGTTATATGTTTTAGTTTTCAagacaaaagttaaaaaaattctGAACAATTCACATTAA